Proteins encoded together in one Hevea brasiliensis isolate MT/VB/25A 57/8 chromosome 16, ASM3005281v1, whole genome shotgun sequence window:
- the LOC110656052 gene encoding beta-carotene 3-hydroxylase 1, chloroplastic, with product MAIAVSASSLRHPFCQGFLLPPNPNNSITIPSIFLRKGFALRKKQSFRICLVMEKKPGVVLDEDEKDEKVESSGDVKKRPSVSLAKEKRARKKSERYAYLAAAILSSVGITSMAAMAIYYRFSWQMEGGEFPALEMFGTFVLSVGAAVGMEFWARWAHKALWHASLWRIHESHHRAREGPIEMNDAFAIINAVPAIGLLSYGLFNKALIPGLCFGAGLGITVFGMAYMFVHDGLIHRRFPVGPIADVPYLRRVAAAHQLHHSDKFNGVPYGLFLGPKELEGTEGGIEELDKEVQRRINLRK from the exons ATGGCAATTGCAGTCTCTGCAAGCTCTCTAAGGCACCCTTTTTGCCAAGGTTTTCTCTTACCTCCAAACCCCAATAACTCCATAACCATTCCAAGCATCTTTCTTAGAAAGGGTTTTGCTTTGAGGAAAAAACAGAGCTTCAGAATATGCTTGGTCATGGAGAAGAAACCCGGGGTCGTTCTTGACGAGGATGAAAAAGACGAGAAAGTAGAAAGCTCTGGAGATGTGAAGAAACGTCCATCGGTTTCACTTGCAAAGGAGAAACGAGCAAGAAAGAAATCGGAAAGATATGCTTACCTTGCAGCTGCAATCTTGTCAAGTGTTGGCATCacttcaatggcagccatggctATTTATTACAGATTCTCATGGCAAATGGAG GGTGGAGAGTTCCCTGCATTGGAAATGTTTGGCACTTTTGTTTTGTCCGTAGGGGCCGCC GTGGGGATGGAGTTTTGGGCAAGATGGGCTCATAAAGCTTTATGGCATGCTTCGTTATGGAGAATACACGAG TCTCACCATAGAGCAAGGGAGGGTCCAATTGAGATGAACGACGCATTTGCAATAATAAATGCAGTTCCAGCAATCGGTCTGTTGTCATATGGGCTTTTCAACAAAGCCTTAATTCCTGGTCTATGTTTCGGTGCTGGGCTGGGAATAACAGTGTTTGGGATGGCGTACATGTTCGTACATGATGGTTTAATCCACCGTCGTTTCCCAGTAGGACCTATTGCCGACGTCCCCTACTTGCGAAGAGTTGCTGCTGCTCATCAG CTTCACCACTCGGACAAATTTAATGGGGTTCCTTATGGATTGTTTTTGGGACCTAAg GAACTAGAAGGCACAGAAGGAGGCATAGAAGAATTGGACAAGGAGGTCCAAAGAAGGATCAATCTAcgtaaatag
- the LOC110656114 gene encoding uncharacterized protein LOC110656114, which translates to RSEIIKSLGAPPGLPLGLRSKTRVFPNVLTLHFSLSSSSRSTAVLIRSVRTRITIAGTVATSTPKKQKNNDSGEGRRVLNEKTDPIAAFSRPPSLPPVLGPLVALSLFEMWSSHDGDDD; encoded by the exons CGGTCTGAAATCATTAAAAGTTTGGGAGCCCCACCTGGATTGCCACTTGGACTTCGTTCAAAAACCCGAGTTTTCCCGAACGTTCTCACTCTGCATTTCAGTCTCTCCTCATCATCTCGAAGCACTGCAGTTCTGATCCGTTCTGTAAGAACAAGGATAACCATTGCAG GTACCGTCGCTACTTCAACTCCAAAGAAACAAAAGAACAATGATTCGGGAGAAGGGAGGCGAGTTTTGAATGAAAAGACAGATCCTATTGCTGCCTTCAGCAGACCACCTTCACTCCCACCTGTTCTTGGACCGCTGGTGGCTCTCTCATTGTTCGAAATGTGGTCAAGCCATGATGGTGATGATGACTGA
- the LOC110656115 gene encoding probable polygalacturonase → MELWTIPRRFQVMVMNAVLAIGLLLFLCTSGVDSRKHPKLDWFEYPAISCRSHQASLTDFGGVGDGETSNTKAFQAAIDHLSQFSSDGGSQLYVPPGRWLTGSFNLTSHFTLYLDKDAVLLASQDESEWPVIEPLPSYGRGRDADGGRYSSLIFGTNLTDVVITGANATIDGQGDLWWKKFRNGELKYTRPYLIEIMYSNSIQISNLTLVNSPSWNVHPVYSSNVVAQGLTIRAPVTSPNTDGINPDSCTNTRIEDCYIVSGDDCVAVKSGWDEYGIAFGMPTKQLVIRRLTCISPFSAAIALGSEMSGGIQDVRAEDITAIDTESGVRIKTSVGRGGYVKEIYVRRMTMKTMKWVFWMTGNYGSHPDNNYDPNAIPQIKNINYRDMVAENVTMAARLEGIAGDPFTGICMSNVTIGLTRKPKKLQWNCTEIAGISSGVTPKPCNLLPDQGPGETASCNFPEDSLPIENIEVKMCSWSRKNL, encoded by the exons ATGGAGTTGTGGACAATTCCCAGAAGATTTCAG GTGATGGTGATGAATGCTGTCTTAGCAATTGGCCTTTTGCTATTTCTTTGTACTAGTGGAGTTGATAGCAGAAAACATCCCAAATTGGATTGGTTTGAGTATCCAGCTATTAGTTGCAGATCTCATCAGGCATCATTGACAGATTTTGGAGGAGTTGGAGATGGAGAAACTTCAAACACTAAAGCTTTTCAAGCTGCAATTGATCATCTGAGCCAGTTCTCATCAGATGGTGGATCCCAACTCTATGTTCCCCCAGGAAGATGGTTGACTGGAAGTTTCAATCTCACTAGCCATTTTACTCTCTATCTTGACAAGGATGCGGTTCTCCTTGCCTCTCAG GATGAGAGTGAATGGCCTGTGATTGAACCACTGCCGTCCTACGGTAGAGGAAGGGATGCAGACGGTGGAAGGTATAGCAGTCTCATTTTCGGAACCAACCTTACTGATGTTGTAATAACAG GTGCCAATGCCACAATTGATGGTCAGGGCGATCTCTGGTGGAAAAAATTCCGCAATGGAGAATTGAAATACACCAGGCCTTACCTGATAGAAATCATGTATTCCAATAGCATTCAGATATCCAACCTTACATTGGTGAACTCTCCTTCATGGAATGTTCACCCTGTTTATAGCAG CAATGTTGTTGCACAAGGCTTAACAATTCGTGCGCCGGTGACCTCTCCAAACACTGATGGGATCAACCCAG ACTCGTGCACAAACACCAGAATTGAGGACTGTTACATTGTCTCTGGAGACGATTGTGTAGCTGTTAAGAGTGGCTGGGATGAGTATGGCATTGCGTTTGGGATGCCTACCAAGCAGCTTGTAATCAGAAGGCTCACCTGCATTTCTCCATTCAGTGCAGCAATTGCACTAGGCAGTGAGATGTCCGGTGGCATTCAAGATGTCAGGGCAGAAGATATCACAGCTATTGATACAGAATCAGGTGTTAGGATCAAGACTTCTGTAGGAAGAGGAGGTTATGTAAAGGAGATATATGTGAGGAGGATGACAATGAAAACAATGAAATGGGTATTTTGGATGACAGGAAATTATGGCTCTCATCCTGACAATAACTATGATCCAAATGCAATTCCTCAGATTAAGAATATCAACTATCGTGACATGGTTGCCGAGAATGTAACAATGGCAGCTAGACTGGAGGGCATTGCTGGTGACCCGTTCACTGGAATCTGCATGTCTAATGTGACCATTGGGCTCACACGAAAGCCGAAGAAGCTTCAATGGAATTGCACTGAAATTGCAGGGATTTCGAGTGGTGTGACCCCAAAACCTTGTAACCTACTCCCAGACCAGGGGCCAGGGGAGACTGCATCGTGCAATTTTCCTGAAGATAGCTTGCCAATAGAGAATATTGAGGTAAAGATGTGCTCTTGGAGTAGGAAGAATTTGTGA